From one Paractinoplanes brasiliensis genomic stretch:
- a CDS encoding HAD family hydrolase: MFKAVLLDVFGTLVVDVADISPFASFAGVPVSEVARVYDEHLWALADGAHGPAFRTLADLEASALAATEDHFRVRLPGAPVSSYELFPDAAPFLAALTVPVCLVSDADRDHLSGLLRSLGVTADHVVTSEDARAYKPRPEPFRMALSLLGLAAADVLHVGDNPDSDLAGAAALGIATAYVNRTGRPVPPSARPTYVVTDLRELLPHVRPR; encoded by the coding sequence GTGTTCAAAGCGGTTCTGCTTGATGTGTTCGGCACACTTGTCGTCGACGTCGCCGACATATCGCCGTTCGCCTCGTTCGCCGGCGTGCCCGTCTCGGAGGTCGCCCGGGTCTACGACGAACACCTGTGGGCCCTGGCCGACGGCGCTCACGGCCCGGCGTTCCGCACGCTCGCCGACCTGGAGGCGTCCGCGCTGGCCGCCACCGAGGACCATTTCCGCGTACGCCTCCCCGGCGCGCCCGTGTCGTCGTACGAGCTCTTCCCTGACGCCGCGCCGTTCCTGGCCGCCCTCACAGTGCCCGTCTGCCTGGTGTCGGACGCCGACCGCGACCACCTGTCCGGGCTGCTCCGCTCGCTGGGCGTGACCGCCGACCACGTCGTGACCAGCGAGGACGCGCGGGCCTACAAACCCCGGCCGGAGCCGTTCCGGATGGCGTTGTCGCTGCTCGGGCTGGCCGCCGCCGATGTGCTGCACGTGGGCGACAACCCGGACTCCGACCTGGCGGGGGCGGCGGCGCTGGGGATCGCGACCGCCTACGTCAACCGTACGGGCCGGCCGGTGCCGCCGTCGGCGCGGCCCACCTATGTGGTCACTGATCTCCGGGAGTTGCTGCCCCACGTGAGGCCGCGGTGA
- a CDS encoding NADPH-dependent F420 reductase yields MTTIGFIGSGRIGGALAQLAVAAGHDVVLSNSRGPDSLREAAARLGSRARAATTTEAAGAGDVVVVTIPIRAYRQVPVEALHGRVVIDTLNYDPARQGVVPEIEAGGIPPYLLLQAHLRDAYVVKAFSTVFFRHLPQLARPSGAPGRSAVPIAGDSATAKAAVAVLIDSLGFDAYDVGPLAESRRFAPGTPAQLAHLDPDGMFAAPGRPASAADLAALLEKADLS; encoded by the coding sequence ATGACAACGATCGGTTTTATCGGCAGCGGACGGATCGGTGGCGCGCTCGCGCAGCTGGCCGTCGCGGCCGGGCACGACGTCGTGTTGAGCAACAGCCGCGGTCCGGACAGCCTGCGGGAGGCGGCGGCCCGGCTGGGTTCCCGGGCCCGCGCGGCGACCACCACCGAGGCGGCGGGGGCCGGTGATGTGGTCGTCGTGACCATCCCGATTCGCGCTTACCGGCAGGTGCCGGTCGAGGCGCTGCACGGCCGGGTCGTCATCGACACGCTCAACTACGACCCGGCGCGCCAGGGCGTCGTCCCCGAGATCGAGGCCGGCGGCATCCCGCCGTACCTGCTCTTGCAGGCTCACCTGCGGGACGCGTACGTGGTCAAGGCGTTCAGCACCGTGTTCTTCCGGCACCTGCCGCAACTTGCCCGCCCGTCCGGCGCGCCCGGCCGCAGCGCCGTGCCCATCGCGGGTGACTCGGCAACGGCCAAGGCGGCGGTCGCCGTCCTGATCGACTCGCTCGGCTTCGACGCGTACGACGTGGGACCGCTCGCCGAGAGCCGCCGGTTCGCGCCGGGTACGCCCGCCCAACTGGCCCATCTCGATCCGGACGGCATGTTCGCCGCGCCGGGCCGCCCCGCCTCCGCGGCTGATCTGGCCGCGCTGCTGGAGAAGGCGGACCTGTCATGA
- a CDS encoding NAD(P)H-binding protein encodes MLAAGLHPRVRMQAGGSHYTSAGSGLPLVPGIDGVGRDAGGRLWYFMSLNGRYGSMAERAVIDTRRSVVLPAHADPLAIAATLNCVIASWLALTQRISMRPGQNVLVLGATGGTGRMAVRVARRLGADQVVAVGRDPERLAALPGATATAVTGDVETIAGIGAGIDIVLDFLWGEPAAEAMAAMVSNRADPARLLTWVNLGEMAGPRMTLPAGALRSTRLQVLGSGQGSLTGVTMTAEIPAVAAAIVDGAYAVEPDPVPLHDVERAWSLPADSSKRIVLHRL; translated from the coding sequence GTGCTGGCTGCCGGGTTGCATCCTCGGGTCCGCATGCAGGCCGGCGGGTCGCACTACACCAGTGCCGGTTCGGGCCTGCCGCTTGTGCCGGGCATCGATGGCGTCGGCCGTGACGCCGGCGGCCGGCTCTGGTACTTCATGTCGCTGAACGGCAGGTACGGCTCGATGGCCGAGCGGGCGGTCATCGACACGCGGCGCAGCGTCGTCCTGCCCGCCCACGCCGACCCGTTGGCCATCGCTGCGACGTTGAACTGTGTGATCGCCTCCTGGCTGGCCCTCACCCAGCGGATCTCGATGCGGCCCGGACAGAATGTGCTGGTCCTGGGGGCTACCGGTGGCACCGGACGGATGGCGGTGCGGGTGGCCCGCCGGCTTGGCGCGGATCAGGTGGTTGCTGTGGGCCGGGATCCGGAACGGCTCGCGGCGTTGCCCGGCGCTACCGCGACCGCCGTGACCGGTGATGTGGAGACGATCGCCGGGATCGGCGCCGGGATCGACATCGTGCTCGATTTCCTCTGGGGAGAGCCGGCAGCCGAGGCGATGGCTGCGATGGTGTCGAACCGGGCCGACCCGGCGCGCCTGCTTACCTGGGTGAACCTGGGCGAGATGGCCGGGCCGCGAATGACGTTGCCGGCCGGCGCGCTGCGCTCGACGAGGCTTCAGGTCCTCGGCAGTGGCCAGGGATCGCTGACCGGCGTCACCATGACTGCCGAGATCCCCGCTGTTGCCGCCGCCATCGTTGACGGCGCGTATGCGGTGGAGCCCGACCCTGTCCCGCTGCACGACGTCGAGCGTGCCTGGTCATTGCCGGCGGACAGCAGCAAGCGCATCGTGCTCCATCGGCTTTGA
- a CDS encoding DUF6204 family protein, which translates to MSRAVRVTVRGSFDGLSAEQMASLIAVAADHDFMNTQYTTDGYLSYDLPARPFFTFRFAEQAADADEVPQAAMRAQIKAEDWMAEHGYPIKNVTTQAVDMAEMPLGKRGRREASRK; encoded by the coding sequence ATGAGCCGCGCCGTCCGCGTCACCGTACGAGGCAGCTTCGACGGTCTGTCGGCCGAACAGATGGCATCGCTGATCGCGGTCGCCGCCGACCACGACTTCATGAACACCCAATACACCACCGACGGATACCTCTCGTACGACCTGCCGGCCCGGCCCTTCTTCACCTTCCGTTTCGCTGAACAAGCCGCCGACGCCGACGAAGTGCCACAAGCCGCGATGCGCGCACAGATCAAAGCCGAGGACTGGATGGCCGAACACGGCTACCCCATCAAGAACGTGACCACCCAAGCCGTCGACATGGCCGAAATGCCCCTCGGCAAACGAGGCCGGCGCGAAGCATCACGCAAATAA
- a CDS encoding alpha/beta hydrolase, whose product MADAVVIPGSRHGSAAGLLTYAGDVPAFRGATVHRHDWNEQHPAELFEPATETWVCSQVRPVLDTLTGQPLLIGKSLGSFAAGLAAERSLPAVWLTPVLTVPWVPAALHRATAPFLLVGGTADKLWDRSLARRLTPYVVEVPAADHGMFVPGPLTDTIAVLARLVVAIDEFLDEIGWP is encoded by the coding sequence ATGGCCGACGCCGTAGTGATCCCCGGAAGCAGACACGGCAGCGCCGCGGGCCTGCTCACCTACGCGGGAGACGTGCCCGCGTTCCGGGGCGCCACCGTGCACCGCCACGACTGGAACGAGCAACACCCGGCCGAACTGTTCGAACCCGCCACCGAAACCTGGGTGTGCTCCCAGGTACGGCCCGTGCTGGACACCCTGACCGGCCAACCACTGCTCATCGGCAAATCCCTCGGATCGTTCGCCGCGGGCCTCGCCGCCGAACGCAGCCTGCCCGCCGTCTGGCTGACACCCGTGCTGACCGTCCCCTGGGTGCCCGCGGCCCTGCACCGCGCAACCGCACCGTTCCTGCTGGTCGGCGGCACAGCCGACAAACTGTGGGACAGGAGCCTCGCCCGCCGCCTCACCCCGTACGTGGTGGAGGTACCCGCAGCCGACCACGGCATGTTCGTACCCGGACCACTGACCGACACCATCGCCGTGCTCGCCCGCCTCGTCGTCGCCATCGACGAATTCCTCGACGAGATCGGCTGGCCCTGA
- a CDS encoding class I SAM-dependent methyltransferase — MMRPEILDYYQQGGERQRLTAGTGRLEYLRTRDVLARTLPAAPATVLDVGGATGVYAQPLAEAGYQVTVVDPVPQHVAVARTLDGVDALVGDARDLPAPDASADVVLLLGPLYHLQERPDRVAAWREAARVLRPGGLVVAATISRFASLFDGFVKGFFDNPAFRPIVEQDLADGRHHNPDDVPRWFTSAYFHRPDETAGEVADAGLTLRRVVSVESPLWMSPTALENFLDEPTLLLEMLRHVEDEPSLLGASSHLLTVAVR; from the coding sequence ATGATGCGACCGGAAATCCTCGACTACTACCAGCAAGGCGGCGAACGGCAACGGCTCACAGCCGGCACCGGGCGGCTCGAGTACCTGCGTACCCGCGACGTCCTGGCCCGGACCCTGCCCGCCGCTCCCGCAACGGTGCTGGACGTCGGCGGAGCCACCGGGGTCTACGCACAACCGCTCGCCGAAGCCGGCTACCAGGTCACCGTCGTGGACCCCGTACCGCAGCACGTGGCCGTCGCCCGGACACTCGACGGCGTCGACGCCCTCGTCGGGGACGCTCGGGACCTGCCCGCACCCGACGCGAGCGCCGACGTGGTGCTGCTCCTCGGACCCCTCTACCACCTGCAGGAACGACCCGACCGGGTAGCCGCCTGGCGCGAAGCCGCACGCGTGCTCCGCCCCGGCGGACTGGTCGTGGCCGCCACGATCAGCCGGTTCGCGTCACTGTTCGACGGGTTCGTGAAAGGCTTCTTCGACAACCCGGCGTTCCGGCCCATCGTGGAACAGGACCTGGCCGACGGACGGCACCACAACCCCGACGACGTGCCACGCTGGTTCACCAGCGCCTACTTCCACCGGCCCGACGAAACGGCCGGCGAAGTGGCCGACGCCGGCCTCACCCTGCGACGCGTCGTATCAGTGGAAAGCCCGCTGTGGATGTCCCCCACCGCCCTCGAGAACTTCCTCGACGAACCCACACTCCTGCTCGAAATGCTGCGACACGTCGAGGACGAACCTAGCCTGCTCGGCGCCAGCAGCCACCTCCTGACCGTGGCGGTCCGCTGA
- a CDS encoding YciI family protein has protein sequence MLLINAGVAGGAEPVCEVEDWQVFDKAVREAGIFVSGESLADLVTATTVSVAGDGTRTVVDGPFAETREVLGGFYVIDVPDLDAALEWAARCPGSWGGGSVVVRPVADFGA, from the coding sequence ATGCTGCTGATCAACGCTGGGGTCGCCGGTGGGGCGGAGCCGGTGTGTGAGGTCGAGGATTGGCAGGTTTTCGACAAGGCCGTGCGGGAGGCGGGGATCTTCGTGTCGGGGGAGTCGCTGGCCGATCTGGTGACGGCGACGACGGTGAGTGTGGCCGGGGACGGGACGCGGACGGTGGTGGACGGTCCGTTCGCGGAGACGCGGGAGGTGCTCGGTGGGTTCTACGTGATCGACGTGCCGGATCTGGACGCGGCGTTGGAGTGGGCGGCCCGGTGCCCGGGGTCGTGGGGTGGCGGCTCGGTGGTGGTGCGGCCCGTGGCTGATTTCGGCGCGTGA
- a CDS encoding RNA polymerase sigma factor: protein MRAAAGVVEAVFREEHGRLLAALVRRFGDLDLAEEVTSAAVEAALAHWPVDGVPERPGAWLMATARRKAVDRLRRDRVYAAKLALMRVDSVTELPEGADFPDDRLQLFFTCAHPALPEEARGALTLRCLAGLSTAEVARAYLVPAATMAQRIVRAKRKIREARIPFRVPGADELPQRLPGVLQTLYSIFTEGYATQRADLAEEAVRLVRILRRLLPAEREVSGLLALMLLVHARWEARVGPDGALVLLDDQDRGRWDTAMIAEGLSLVPRALTGGPAGPYGVQAAIAALHVEAVDVATTDWRQIVALYDVLCALTPSPVVALNRAAAVAMRDGPVAGLRLVDALSGEERLRDYAPLHAARADLLRRAGRAAEAVVAYGRALELAVTEPERAHLRKRLDEVGGTT, encoded by the coding sequence ATGCGGGCGGCTGCCGGGGTGGTGGAGGCTGTGTTCCGGGAGGAGCACGGCCGGTTGCTCGCTGCCCTGGTGCGCCGCTTCGGCGATCTTGATCTGGCTGAGGAGGTGACGTCGGCGGCGGTTGAGGCGGCGTTGGCGCATTGGCCGGTTGACGGGGTGCCGGAGCGGCCGGGGGCGTGGCTGATGGCGACGGCGCGGCGTAAGGCCGTGGACCGGTTGCGGCGTGATCGGGTGTACGCGGCGAAGCTGGCCCTGATGCGGGTGGACTCGGTGACCGAGCTGCCGGAGGGGGCGGACTTCCCGGACGACCGGTTGCAGTTGTTCTTCACATGCGCGCATCCGGCCCTTCCCGAGGAGGCGCGGGGCGCGTTGACGTTGCGGTGCCTGGCCGGGTTGAGCACGGCGGAGGTGGCCCGCGCGTATCTGGTGCCGGCGGCGACGATGGCGCAGCGGATCGTGCGGGCCAAGCGGAAGATCCGGGAGGCGCGGATCCCGTTCCGGGTGCCGGGTGCCGACGAGTTGCCGCAGCGTCTGCCGGGGGTTTTGCAGACGCTGTACTCGATTTTCACCGAGGGGTATGCGACGCAGCGGGCCGACCTGGCTGAGGAGGCTGTCCGGCTGGTGCGGATCCTGCGGCGGTTGTTGCCGGCCGAGCGGGAGGTTTCCGGTTTGCTGGCGTTGATGCTGCTGGTGCATGCCCGGTGGGAGGCGCGGGTCGGCCCGGACGGCGCGTTGGTGCTGCTCGACGATCAGGACCGGGGCCGTTGGGACACGGCGATGATCGCCGAGGGGTTGTCTCTGGTGCCGCGGGCGTTGACCGGTGGCCCGGCGGGCCCGTACGGGGTGCAGGCGGCGATCGCGGCGTTGCACGTGGAGGCCGTGGATGTGGCGACCACGGATTGGCGGCAGATCGTGGCCTTGTACGACGTGTTGTGTGCCCTCACCCCGTCGCCGGTGGTGGCGCTCAACCGGGCCGCCGCCGTGGCGATGCGGGACGGGCCGGTTGCGGGTCTCCGTTTGGTGGACGCTTTGAGCGGTGAGGAGCGTTTACGGGATTACGCGCCTTTGCACGCGGCGCGCGCGGACCTGCTTCGGCGGGCCGGGCGTGCCGCGGAGGCGGTGGTGGCGTACGGGAGGGCTCTGGAGCTGGCCGTGACCGAGCCCGAGCGTGCCCATCTGCGCAAACGCCTGGACGAGGTCGGTGGGACAACCTGA